The region AAACCGGAGTCAGCTACTATTTGACGAAGTTCATTTAATTCTTTTTCATGATTATTGCTAAATTGAATTGATTTTAAGGGGATTCGGTTTAAAAATCGTTTTGCCAAATCGCTAAGAATTGGATCATCATCATCTTCCCACTGTAAAAAATAAGTATTTAATACTCCGTCATCAAGTTTTAGATAATCATTCAAGGTAAAATTATTGTCAAAGAAAGGGAGAAGATAATGTGGTTGGAATGACCGTTGACCATTACCACTGCGTTCTGATTGATAAAGGGTGTTTGCTCGTTGTAATAACCTTGCAAGAATAACTTCCATCGACCTTGATACTGAGTGAAAGTAAACTTGTAAATACATTTGAAAGCGACTGACAATAAAGTCTTCAACGGCGTGAACTCCACTGACCTGAAATCCAATTCCACCCTTGTACGGACGCATTACTCGCAGAATTCTAGTGAGATCGAAGGTCCCGTAGTTAGTTCCAGTGTAGTAAGAATCACGAAGTAAGTAGTCCATACGATCAGCATCTAACTGACTTGATATTAATTGAACGACTTGTGGGTTAGGATAGTCGTGACTAATGACTGAAGCAACTTGGGATGGAAAATCAGGACTAATTTTACTTAATACCTGATTCACTTCGGTACTAGGATCAGTAATGATTTGGGTGGTAATCTCTTCGTGATTAGTATTGAAGATATGCTCAAATGTATGTGAGTAAGCACCGTGCCCAATATCGTGAAGCAATGCGGCGCAAAGCGTAACAAGCCGTTCACTGTTATCCCATAGCCCATCATTGGCCTCTTTGGATGGGTAATTACGTTCAAAGCTTGAAACTATCTGGCGTGCAACTTCATAACATCCAAGCGAATGAGAAAAGCGGGTGTGTTCAGCACCGTGAAACACAAAAGATGTTGTTCCAAGTTGATGAATACGGCGCAATCGTTGAAATTCCTTCGTATTAATTAGGTCTAAGATAACCTGATCTTGAACGTAAATATAATTATGGATTGGATCACGAAAAACTTTTTCCATTGGAAGTTGTTGATTTGAATTATGCATTAGCGTTCCTTCTTCTGGTAATTTATATATAGAGCGAGACATAAGTCGAGAAATGATGAGCTATTCATCGTTTGTTTCTTACGTATAAGCGGAATCATTTGACTTATTTCGCGCCTTTTAGCTATTTAATTTGGAAATTAAGCTTTAATTATAGTTATGCCTCAATCTCATTATATAGTATATATTGATTATACATTTTTTATTGGATATTGAAAAAAGCTCAAAATAGTAATTTCTGAAATTTGATTTATAATATAGGAAAATAGGAGTTTAGGGGTGAAATGATGGCAGAATTAAGAGACGGAGTACCAATTGAAATCCATCTTGAAACTTTTGTGGAACAAGAAGGCGAAGAGACGCACTTGGTTTTTGACGAACAAGGGCAACTTTTTAAAATGGGTAACTCGATTTATTTGAGATATCAGGAAAATAATCCTGAAACGGGTGAAAATATTCCGGTAACAATGAAGATTGATAACGGAGAAAGTATTCTTTTAACGCGTTCTGCAGAGGCTGAGATGCGATTGCGATTTGCTAACGGAAAAAGAATTGAAGCACGGTATAGAACACCATATGGCATTTTACCAATCCAAACGGTAACACCGATGTTAGACGTTCGCCTACGTGATCGTCCGTTTGCAGGTGTGGTTAATATTGATTATCAACTTTTTGCGGGTGAACAACATATTGGTAACTATAAAATACGATTGCAATTTACCGCTTAAATGTAGTATTATTGCATGTAGACTGTTGAAAGGACGTGCGCCAGTTGAAACTAGAAATTTTTGAAGGTCAAAAAAAAGACGAATTATCTTTAATTGAAGTAGCACATGCTATCTTAGCTAATAATGGCGAACCAATGGCGTTCGTTGATTTAGCGAATGCTGTTCAAAATTATTTGAGTAAGTCTGATGAAGATTTTAGAAATCATTTATCACAGTTTTATACTGATTTAAATGTTGATGGTAGTTTCATTTCACTCGGTGAGAACACTTGGGGACTTAGAACTTGGTATCCATTTGATTCGATTGATGAAGCTGTTAATCATAGTGATGAAGACGAAGATGAAGACCGTCCAAGGCCTAAAAAACGTAAACGCGTTAACGCCTTTTTGGCGGATGCTTCAAATGATGACGATGTAATTGATTATGATGCTGACGATCCAGAAGACGAAGATGACACGCCACTTGACCAGCAAGATGATGATAACGATGACGACTACGAAAGCGTCCATGATGATAGTGAAACATTACCAGATGGTATTGAAGGTCAATTATCTGAAATGGGTGATGACGACGATGACGATGATGAATAATATCAACCGTTAAAAGTATTTTTGAAATGTTGACTGATTTTATTGGTTGACTTATGCGTGAGTTGCCTGTAATATGTTTTTTGGGCGCTGGTGATGTAAGCCAGCCATCAGAACGGACATACCCCCTATTCTTAGGAATAGGGGGTATTTTTTGTTTTTAATATGTCGCCGATTTTAATTAAAAGGAGAAGCTAGATAATGACCAAGTATATTTTTGTTACCGGTGGAGTTGTGTCATCACTTGGAAAGGGAATTGTTGCTGCCTCATTGGGTAGATTACTTAAGAATCGTAACCTTAAAGTTACAATTCAAAAGTTTGATCCATATATCAATGTTGACCCAGGAACAATGAGTCCATACCAACATGGAGAAGTATTTGTAACAGATGATGGAACAGAGACGGATTTGGATTTAGGCCATTACGAGCGATTTATTGATATTAATTTAAATAAATACTCTAATGTGACGACTGGAAAGATTTATTCCGAAGTTTTACGTAAGGAACGACACGGAGATTATCTGGGGGCCACTGTTCAAGTTATCCCACATATCACTGATGCGATTAAGGAAAAAATCATGCGCGCTGGTAAAGTAACCGATTCAGATATTGTTATTACTGAAATTGGTGGAACGGTTGGTGATATTGAATCATTGCCTTTCCTTGAAGCGATTCGCCAAATGAAGAGTGAAGTTGGGCCTGAAAACGTGGTCTATATTCACACAACTCTGGTTCCATATTTAAAGGCTGCCAGAGAAATGAAGACAAAACCGACTCAACATAGTGTTAAAGAGTTACGCGGATTAGGTATCCAACCTAACATTTTAGTTCTACGGACAGAAGAACCTATTACTGATTCTATGCGCGAAAAAATCGCATCATTCTGTGATGTTGAACCAGAGGCAGTTATTGAATCTCGTGATGTTGCAAGTTTGTATGAGATTCCATTAAACTTACAGAAACAAAAGATGGACGATATAGTGTTAAGAAAGCTTGGAGTAGAGGCACCTGCTGCAAACATGGATAAATGGCATGAATTAGTGGACCACGTTCAAAACAAGTTAGATCATACTATTAATATTGCGTTGGTTGGTAAGTATGTTGCATTACAAGATGCATACATTTCTGTTAATGAGGCTTTGAAGCATGCTGGTTATGCAGTTAACGCTAATGTGAAGATCACTAATTTTGATTCAGAAAAGATTAATCCTGACAATGTTGCTGAGGTTTTGAAAGGTCAAGATGGTATTATTGTGCCTGGCGGATTTGGTGATCGTGGTATTGAGGGTATGATTACTGCAATTGAATATGCTCGTACCAAAAACGTTCCGTTCCTTGGTGTATGTTTAGGAATGCAAATGGCTAGTGTTGAATTTGCTCGCAATGTTCTTGGATACAAAGATGCTAATTCAACAGAAATGAATCCAGAAACACCACATAATGTTATTGATTTAATGGCAGACCAAGAGGGTGTTAAGGACATGGGAGGAACACAGCGTTTGGGCTTGTACCCATGTAAGTTAAAGCCAGGAACAGTTGCTGCCAAGGCGTACAATAATCAAGAAATGATTCAAGAACGCCATCGTCACCGCTTTGAATTTAACAATCAATATCGTGAAGAAATGGAAGAAAAAGGTTTAGTATTTGCTGGTACATCTCCAGACAATCGTTTGGTAGAGGTTATTGAAATACCTGACAAAAAATTCTTTGTAGCTGCTCAATATCATCCAGAATTTTTGTCGAGACCACAACGGCCAGAAGGATTGTTTAAAGCATTTGTAGCTGCTGCTAACCTCTAGAATTGTTTAAATAATGACTACTACAAATTTTGTGGTAGTTTTTTATTTAGATGTTACAGAGGATACATTTTTTTCAAAGTCTTAAGTGCATGGATACAGAATTCTTTATGAAAAATTTGTGGAATAGTTGTTTTTTACTACAAAATTATTTATGATTGATGTTGACTGTAAATATAAATTTAAATACTTAAAGTGAAATTTAGGTCCAAAGTAATTTTGTGAGGAAAAATTCATGAGAAAAATGATTATCGAGGGTGGACAACGACTCTCGGGCGAGGTAACCATTGGTGGTGCAAAGAATAGCACAGTTGCACTAATTCCTGCTGCAATTTTGGCTGATACGCCGGTTCGATTTGATTCCGTGCCGGATATTTTAGATGTGCATAACTTAATGGTTATTCTTGAGTCAATGAATGTACATTCTACATTCGAAGATGGGGTTATGGTTATTGATCCAACCGAAATTGTTGAAAATCCACTACCAAGCCGCGCAATTAAAAGTTTAAGAGCCTCGTATTATTTTATGGGTTCCCTTTTAGGAAAATTCAATCGTTCGACGGTGACATTTCCTGGTGGCGATAATATTGGACCGCGGCCGATTGATCAACATATTAAAGGCTTCAAAGCATTAGGTGCTTCTGTTAGCGAAAACGAAGATACAGTTTACATTACGGCTGATAAGCGTGGACTCCATGGAGCTCACATCTTTTTGGATGTCGTTTCGGTTGGAGCAACAATTAATGTGATTTTAGCGGCAGTTAAAGCACGTGGATTAACTACCATTGAAAACGCAGCTCGTGAGCCTGAAATTATAGACCTAGCAATGTTTTTGAATAGTATGGGGGCCAAGGTGCGAGGCGCCGGTACAGATGTTATCCGAGTTGAAGGGGTTGAAAAACTCGTTTCAACAACCACCCATACCATTATTCCTGATCGGATTGAAGCAGGAACCTATTTGTCGTTGGCTGCTGCGGTTGGTAATGGGATTACGGTTAAAAATATAATTCCTGAACATTTGGAGTCGTTTACGTCCAAGTTAGTTGAAGCGGGAATTAATATAAAGATGGACGAAGACCAAGTTTATGTTCCTGCTATTTCCAGCATCAGTGCTATTGAGATAAATACGAGTCCTTTTCCGGGATTTGCAACTGATCTACAGCAACCGTTAACAGCATCTTTATTGCGTGCTTCGGGGATGAGTGTTGTTAATGATACGATTTACCCAGAACGAGTTAAACATGTAACGGAATTAAAGAAGATGGGCGCCAAGATTCGAAGCGAAAATGGCGTGATTTATGTGGAACACACTGACCACCTTCAAGGTACTGAGGTAGAAGCTGGTGAAATCAGGGCTGGAGCATGTTTAATGATTGCTGCTTTTATGGCTGAGGGAACAACAACGATCACACGGGCAGACAATATTATGCGTGGTTATGATAGCTTGATTAAAAAGCTTACTAAGTTAGGCGCTAAAGTACAGATTATTGAAGAACCTGAACTTTAGTTATTGCGAGGAGGAATTTCATGAATGATTTTCTAACAATGAATGACTTGCAAAGCATGACGTTAAAAGAGATTTACGAGTTAGCTCGCGAATATAAAATTTCTTACTACAGCCAGATGAACAAGAAAGAATTGTCACTGGCTGTTTTGCGTGCTCAGGCTAAAAAACAATCATTTGTTGAAATGGAAGGCGTTTTAGACGTCATTGAAAATGAAGGATTTGGATTTTTACGTCCTATTAACTACGGCCCTTCACAAGAAGATATATATATATCAGCTTCACAAATAACCCGATTTGGGCTTCGAAATGGAGATTTAGTAGCTGGAGAGGCACGACATCCTAAGCCAAAGGAACGATATTATGGATTGATGCGTGTTACCAGTGTGAACGGTAAAAATCCCGAAGAAGCCAAGACACGTCCCCATTTTCCAGCGTTAACTCCGATTTACCCCAACAAACAAATTAAATTAGAAACAACGACGGATAATCTCTCAACAAGAATGGTTGATTTGTTTGCACCAATGGGATTTGGACAACGTAGCTTGATTGTAGCGCCACCTAAGGCAGGGAAGACAACCCTTTTGAAGGCAATTGCTAATGGTATTACAACAAACTATCCAGATGTAAAGTTAATTGTTCTATTAATTGATGAGCGACCTGAAGAAGTTACAGACTTGGAGCGCTCAATTGATGGTGAGGTCGTATCATCAACTTTTGATCAAGAACCTAAAAACCATATTAGAGTTTCCGAATTGGTACTAGATCGTGCTTTAAGGTTAGTAGAAGATCGACAGGACGTTGTGATTTTGTTAGACTCGATTACTCGTTTGACGCGAGCATATAATCTGGTGATTCCGCCAAGTGGCCGAACTTTGTCTGGTGGGATTGATCCGGCCGCCTTTTATCGACCAAAGAGATTCTTTGGGTCTGCTCGAAACATTGAGGAAGGTGGGTCACTGACAATTTTAGGAACAGCATTGGTCGATACTGGAAGCCGAATGGATGATGTGATTTATGAAGAGTTTAAGGGAACAGGTAATTCTGAATTAACCCTTTCTCGAGAAATGGCCGATCGCCGCATTTTCCCAGCCTTGGATGTACGACAATCGAGTACTAGAAAAGAAGAACTATTGTTGGCACCAGCAATACTTAAGCAGCTTTGGGAGATTCGCAACTCGATGCGTGGAGACTCACTCAGTTATTCAGAACAGTTGATTAAATTGCTGTCAAATACGGATAATAACAAGGCTTTTGTAGAAGAATTAAAGAAAACTAAATTAGGAAGAAAGCAGCGAACAACTAAATAGTCCTTGTGGCAAGTTATCTATTATGATAAACTTGGGTTCGTTGATTTATAAATAACTATGATTCAGCATATGATTCATGGCAAAGGAGCGATAATTATGAAGCAAGGAATTCATCCAGAGTATCATCAAGTTGTATTTCAAGATTCAACAACTGGTTACAAGTTTTTGTCAGGTTCAACTAAAGGTTCAGCTGAAACAATCACTTGGGAAGACGGCAACGAATATCCATTGATTCGTGTTGAAATTTCTTCTGATTCACATCCTTTCTATACAGGACGTCAGAAGTTCCAACAAGCCGACGGTACAGTTGCTCGATTCAACAAGAAGTACGGTTTGGACCAATAATAACCACCAAAGACCTCGCCATGGCGAGGTCTTTTTTTATTTTTAAAATAAAAAAGCATTTTCTACTAAAGTTGGTATTTTAAAATACCAACTAAAGAAAATGCTTTTAGTTTTTAATTGAGGAACGATTCCATTGAAACAATAAGAAGTTAAACAATACTAATATAGATGTTGCAATGAAAACAGCGTTGTAATTAAAAATACTTGAGACTACTGAGCCAATCAATGGTCCGACCATATTACCAATAGCCTGGAAGGATTGATTCCAACTGAAGACTCGTCCTGTCACCTCAGCTGGAGAACGTTTTGCAAGAATGCTTTGCACAGCTGGTAACATTGCACCGTCAGAGATTCCGATTAGAAATCTGAAAAATCCTAAGAAGAACACGGACGTAACGAACGCCATCGGGATATACATAACCATGGCAAAAATAAAGGCATAGGAAAGGATACGTTCGGTCCCAATGTGGTCCCCAAGTTCACCTAAACGAGGAGCGGCAAATAAGTTGGCGATTCCTGGAATAGCAGCGACGATACCGGCAGCAATCGTAACACCGGGACCACCATGCATTAACTCACTAACGTACAAGCTTATAATGGGTGCAATTGAATTATTGGAAGCTTGAATAATCATTGTGGTGATAAACATGCCAAAAACTATACGAGGATTATCTAACTTACCAATAACTTCCTGTGTTGAAAGTGGTTTGGAGTGTTCTATGGGTTTATAATGTTCTTCAACAAAAAACCAACTGAGGAAGAATACTATTAGTAATAGCACACCGGTAATAATAAATGTTAACCGGTAAGAGAATAATTGTGCTAAGATACCACCAACTAGCGGACCAACCAATGATCCGGAAACATAACCAGTTGATAACGTTCCAAGTGCTTGACCACTGTGTTCCTTTGGTGTTTCAGTTGCAATTAAGGCGTTGGAATTACTGATATATCCAGAAAATACTCCTTGAATGAGACGTAGTACAATGAGTTGAAAGACATTTTGTACAAATCCCATGGCTCCCATAACGATTGACATGCCAAGCGCGGCACGTAAAATCATAATTTTACGTCCCCGTCGGTCGGCAAGTTTACCCCAGAATGGAGATGCAATGGCTGTGACGAAGTAAGTTGCCGAAAAGGTAATGCCACTATAAAGTGCTAGTTGAGATTTGGAATAATTTCCTAAAGTACTAACATACAATGACAGGAATGGCATTATCTCGCTGAATGCTATTCCAGCTATAAAAGTTCCAAACCAGAGGACGAAAAGATTTTGTTCCCATGGCGAACGCCGTCGGGTGAATTGATATTTCAACCTATTAAACATAATCGGCCTTCTTTCAAAAAAGATATACTATAATACAATAGCACAATTTAAAAAAATGATAAGCTGGGGGAGCATATTGATGAAAGCAAAAGTAAAAAAATGGTCATATCGAGTCATAATCAGCTTACTAGTATTGGTTAGTTTGGCATTGATTTTTAATCGACAAATCAAAAATTGGCTAATTTCTTCCTATAACCCGGTTGTAACGGAAAAAACAATTGCAACAAGCAAAAATAAAAATGCTTCCTTTGATTTTTCAAAGGTTAAGTCATTGGATTGGGAAACTGTTGCAAAAGCGCGCGCAAAATCAAACCAAATTAATGTGATCGGTGAAGTTGCGTATCCGGACGTGAAAATGAATTTACCAATTGCAGCTGGTGTTGATAATACTACTTTAGCATTGGCGGCAGGAACCTTAAAAGCTAATCAAAAAATGGGTGAGGGGAATTATGCAATTGCTGGTCACCACATGGTAAATAATAATATTCTATTTAGTCCGTTGTATTGGGAAGCACGCGTTGGTCAAAAAGTGTATTTGACGGATTTAAAGAATGTATATGAATACACTGTGAATGAGCGAAAGTTTATACCAGCAACGGATGTCAGTGTAATTAATGATGTTCCAAATAAAAAAATGTTGACGATGATAACTTGTGATGCAACAGGTGCTAAAAGACTTATGATTAGAGCTAAATATGATAAAAAGATGAGTAATAATAAAGCGCCACATAATGTGCAAAAGATGCTTGCATCAAAGTTTAATCGTTAAAGTATAAGAATTGCTGAATAGATGGTAATAATTTCACTATTTTGCACTTTATTTTGTTAAGATGGACTTAGAATACTTGAAGGAGTGAATAATATGTCAGCAATGTGGATCATAATTATTGTTTTAGCAATAATCATTATTGCCGGAATTGTGCTTTATAACAATTTGGTGAAGGCACGCACGTATACACAAGAATCATGGAGTCAGATTGATGTACAACTGAAGCGACGGAATGATTTGATCCCTAACTTGGTTTCTACTGTGAAAGGCTATGCCACTCATGAAAAGGAAACCTTTGAAAAAGTTGTTGAATTAAGAAATCAATTAGTTGATCAGGAATCTAATCCAAATCCCACTAGTGTAGATCGTGAACAAACTATGCAATTGTCTAATCAATTGAGTGGACAATTAAAATCGGTTTTCGCTTTGGCAGAAAACTATCCAGATTTAAAGGCTAATACAGAATTTACAAAATTGATGGAAGAGCTAACTAATACTGAGAATAAGATTGCTTATTCACGTCAACTTTATAATTCAAGTGTTGCTAGTTACAATATCAAGTTACAAACATTTCCAAGTAATTTAGTAGCAGGAATGACTGGATTTAAATCAGTAAATTACTTACAGGTACCCGAGGAAGAAACGGAAGTACCTAAAGTATCATTTGATGACCAAAAATAATAAGGAGTTAGGTGTTTAAAGGATGCTCTATCAGCAAATTGCACAAAATAAGCGACGTACTATTTATGTGATGATTGGCTTTGCAATCCTACTTTTATTTATAGGTGGAGCCGTTGGATACGTGTTCTATAATAGTGCGATATCTGGAATCGTGATGGCAGCTGTTGTAACAGCTGTTTATATGGGAATTATGATTGCACAATCTACGGGTGTTGTTATGGGGATGAACCATGCTCGCGAGATATCTGAACAAGATAATCCAGAGCTGTGGCATATCGTCGAAGATATGGCACTAGTTGCTAAAGTTCCAATGCCTAGAGTATTCATTATTGACGACCCTAGTCCTAATGCTTTTGCAACCGGAAATGATCCCAAACATGCAGCAGTAGCAGTTACTACTGGGATTATGCAACGGTTAAATCGTGAAGAAATGGAAGGTGTTATAGGACATGAAGTTTCACATATCAGGAACTATGATATTCGCCTTTCAACGATTGCTTTAGCGTTATCATCGGCTATTGCGATGCTAGTAAACATCGGAATGCGCAGTTTTTGGTGGGGTGGAGGTAGACGGCGTAATAATAATGATAACGAGGGAAATCTCGGGATTATTTTAATGATCATTTCCGTTGTTTTAGTTATATTGGGACCGATTGCGGCTTCGATTGCCCAAATGGCATTATCAAGAAATCGGGAATATTTGGCTGATGCATCGAGTGTTGAGCTTACTAGAAACCCTCAAGGATTGATTAGTGCTCTTGAAAAAATTTCAGACAGTGCACCAATGAAAGAAGCAGATCCTAGCAGTGCGGCATTATATATATCGGATCCTTTTAAACACAAGCGCTCAATGGCACATCTCTTTGATACCCATCCGCCAATTGAAGACCGGGTTGCTAGATTGGAAAAAATGTAAGTATTTCTAAGTAAAAGGTAGTACAATGAAATCTGTATTATTAGAGTAGAGTGAGAGAGAGTAGAAAGTCATGCGTGATGATTACATTTACGTACATTTTGAATCGTTGGTTAATTTAATTTATTCTAGGGGAATTAGCGCTGGCGATTTTATGAATGGGGTCTTACAGAGGCCATCCAATATTTTATTGATTAACGGACAAACCAATGATGATTTGCCGATAGATAGTCACACGCTCTTTAATGAACTTAGTGGACAGGATGAGATTGCTGAATATATGTTAACTGGCGCTAAGCAACTACGATGGATTGATTTTTCTCAGAAAGAGAGTATTGGTGATTTAACGGATTCAGATATTGCAGATTTACTTTTCATGGGGCATATGGGAACGCATTTGAGTACACCATTTTCTTATAAGCTACAGAATGATTTTGTTTATTTGAGTTTGGGTGAAAATCAGGTCAAAACTTATTATCGTCGTTTGAAGAACTTTTACTCGGTTCTTAACCTCTCGATCCTAAGACATGCAGAAACAATGCAAAATGAACATCGTATGATGTTTCGTCGGGTGGTTCATTTTGATGAGATTCCGCAAACAATGATACGTGAATTGATCCCGGTTTTAAGTGAAGGCATTATTTTTGCTTTCGACCAAGCCTTTGAGCAAGATCGACAATATCGCATTCCAATTTTAATGGTGAGTGATAGCAATTTGGCACCAACGCTGCGAAGTAGAGAGTCTCTTTATAATAAGGCAGCTCAAATTGCTGTCCTAAAATATAATTTCAAAAGTAGACACTGGCATATGGTTATTTCGGACCCTAAAGCCTTTGACAGTGATAACTTGTATTAAGACCTGTTGAGGGTCTTTTTTCTATTACTTTGTCATAATAAAATGGAATATTGGACTATGGTATAATTATAAGTGCGTTATTCGAAAAGGAGTACTTAAATTATGAAAATGCAACTGAGTGAAATTGCGAAAGCAGTTGG is a window of Pediococcus claussenii ATCC BAA-344 DNA encoding:
- a CDS encoding HD domain-containing protein, giving the protein MHNSNQQLPMEKVFRDPIHNYIYVQDQVILDLINTKEFQRLRRIHQLGTTSFVFHGAEHTRFSHSLGCYEVARQIVSSFERNYPSKEANDGLWDNSERLVTLCAALLHDIGHGAYSHTFEHIFNTNHEEITTQIITDPSTEVNQVLSKISPDFPSQVASVISHDYPNPQVVQLISSQLDADRMDYLLRDSYYTGTNYGTFDLTRILRVMRPYKGGIGFQVSGVHAVEDFIVSRFQMYLQVYFHSVSRSMEVILARLLQRANTLYQSERSGNGQRSFQPHYLLPFFDNNFTLNDYLKLDDGVLNTYFLQWEDDDDPILSDLAKRFLNRIPLKSIQFSNNHEKELNELRQIVADSGFDTDYYTAVNSSYDLPYDAYDPTSSKPRTQIELIQNDGSLIELSSVSDLVRSISGKVSTDERFYFPKEMLADSNETLFSTQTEQFKNHIQNNQLI
- a CDS encoding DUF1934 domain-containing protein codes for the protein MAELRDGVPIEIHLETFVEQEGEETHLVFDEQGQLFKMGNSIYLRYQENNPETGENIPVTMKIDNGESILLTRSAEAEMRLRFANGKRIEARYRTPYGILPIQTVTPMLDVRLRDRPFAGVVNIDYQLFAGEQHIGNYKIRLQFTA
- the rpoE gene encoding DNA-directed RNA polymerase subunit delta; its protein translation is MKLEIFEGQKKDELSLIEVAHAILANNGEPMAFVDLANAVQNYLSKSDEDFRNHLSQFYTDLNVDGSFISLGENTWGLRTWYPFDSIDEAVNHSDEDEDEDRPRPKKRKRVNAFLADASNDDDVIDYDADDPEDEDDTPLDQQDDDNDDDYESVHDDSETLPDGIEGQLSEMGDDDDDDDE
- a CDS encoding CTP synthase produces the protein MTKYIFVTGGVVSSLGKGIVAASLGRLLKNRNLKVTIQKFDPYINVDPGTMSPYQHGEVFVTDDGTETDLDLGHYERFIDINLNKYSNVTTGKIYSEVLRKERHGDYLGATVQVIPHITDAIKEKIMRAGKVTDSDIVITEIGGTVGDIESLPFLEAIRQMKSEVGPENVVYIHTTLVPYLKAAREMKTKPTQHSVKELRGLGIQPNILVLRTEEPITDSMREKIASFCDVEPEAVIESRDVASLYEIPLNLQKQKMDDIVLRKLGVEAPAANMDKWHELVDHVQNKLDHTINIALVGKYVALQDAYISVNEALKHAGYAVNANVKITNFDSEKINPDNVAEVLKGQDGIIVPGGFGDRGIEGMITAIEYARTKNVPFLGVCLGMQMASVEFARNVLGYKDANSTEMNPETPHNVIDLMADQEGVKDMGGTQRLGLYPCKLKPGTVAAKAYNNQEMIQERHRHRFEFNNQYREEMEEKGLVFAGTSPDNRLVEVIEIPDKKFFVAAQYHPEFLSRPQRPEGLFKAFVAAANL
- a CDS encoding UDP-N-acetylglucosamine 1-carboxyvinyltransferase; protein product: MRKMIIEGGQRLSGEVTIGGAKNSTVALIPAAILADTPVRFDSVPDILDVHNLMVILESMNVHSTFEDGVMVIDPTEIVENPLPSRAIKSLRASYYFMGSLLGKFNRSTVTFPGGDNIGPRPIDQHIKGFKALGASVSENEDTVYITADKRGLHGAHIFLDVVSVGATINVILAAVKARGLTTIENAAREPEIIDLAMFLNSMGAKVRGAGTDVIRVEGVEKLVSTTTHTIIPDRIEAGTYLSLAAAVGNGITVKNIIPEHLESFTSKLVEAGINIKMDEDQVYVPAISSISAIEINTSPFPGFATDLQQPLTASLLRASGMSVVNDTIYPERVKHVTELKKMGAKIRSENGVIYVEHTDHLQGTEVEAGEIRAGACLMIAAFMAEGTTTITRADNIMRGYDSLIKKLTKLGAKVQIIEEPEL
- the rho gene encoding transcription termination factor Rho: MNDFLTMNDLQSMTLKEIYELAREYKISYYSQMNKKELSLAVLRAQAKKQSFVEMEGVLDVIENEGFGFLRPINYGPSQEDIYISASQITRFGLRNGDLVAGEARHPKPKERYYGLMRVTSVNGKNPEEAKTRPHFPALTPIYPNKQIKLETTTDNLSTRMVDLFAPMGFGQRSLIVAPPKAGKTTLLKAIANGITTNYPDVKLIVLLIDERPEEVTDLERSIDGEVVSSTFDQEPKNHIRVSELVLDRALRLVEDRQDVVILLDSITRLTRAYNLVIPPSGRTLSGGIDPAAFYRPKRFFGSARNIEEGGSLTILGTALVDTGSRMDDVIYEEFKGTGNSELTLSREMADRRIFPALDVRQSSTRKEELLLAPAILKQLWEIRNSMRGDSLSYSEQLIKLLSNTDNNKAFVEELKKTKLGRKQRTTK
- a CDS encoding type B 50S ribosomal protein L31, whose amino-acid sequence is MKQGIHPEYHQVVFQDSTTGYKFLSGSTKGSAETITWEDGNEYPLIRVEISSDSHPFYTGRQKFQQADGTVARFNKKYGLDQ
- a CDS encoding multidrug efflux MFS transporter → MFNRLKYQFTRRRSPWEQNLFVLWFGTFIAGIAFSEIMPFLSLYVSTLGNYSKSQLALYSGITFSATYFVTAIASPFWGKLADRRGRKIMILRAALGMSIVMGAMGFVQNVFQLIVLRLIQGVFSGYISNSNALIATETPKEHSGQALGTLSTGYVSGSLVGPLVGGILAQLFSYRLTFIITGVLLLIVFFLSWFFVEEHYKPIEHSKPLSTQEVIGKLDNPRIVFGMFITTMIIQASNNSIAPIISLYVSELMHGGPGVTIAAGIVAAIPGIANLFAAPRLGELGDHIGTERILSYAFIFAMVMYIPMAFVTSVFFLGFFRFLIGISDGAMLPAVQSILAKRSPAEVTGRVFSWNQSFQAIGNMVGPLIGSVVSSIFNYNAVFIATSILVLFNFLLFQWNRSSIKN
- a CDS encoding class A sortase: MKAKVKKWSYRVIISLLVLVSLALIFNRQIKNWLISSYNPVVTEKTIATSKNKNASFDFSKVKSLDWETVAKARAKSNQINVIGEVAYPDVKMNLPIAAGVDNTTLALAAGTLKANQKMGEGNYAIAGHHMVNNNILFSPLYWEARVGQKVYLTDLKNVYEYTVNERKFIPATDVSVINDVPNKKMLTMITCDATGAKRLMIRAKYDKKMSNNKAPHNVQKMLASKFNR
- a CDS encoding LemA family protein, coding for MSAMWIIIIVLAIIIIAGIVLYNNLVKARTYTQESWSQIDVQLKRRNDLIPNLVSTVKGYATHEKETFEKVVELRNQLVDQESNPNPTSVDREQTMQLSNQLSGQLKSVFALAENYPDLKANTEFTKLMEELTNTENKIAYSRQLYNSSVASYNIKLQTFPSNLVAGMTGFKSVNYLQVPEEETEVPKVSFDDQK
- the htpX gene encoding zinc metalloprotease HtpX, translating into MLYQQIAQNKRRTIYVMIGFAILLLFIGGAVGYVFYNSAISGIVMAAVVTAVYMGIMIAQSTGVVMGMNHAREISEQDNPELWHIVEDMALVAKVPMPRVFIIDDPSPNAFATGNDPKHAAVAVTTGIMQRLNREEMEGVIGHEVSHIRNYDIRLSTIALALSSAIAMLVNIGMRSFWWGGGRRRNNNDNEGNLGIILMIISVVLVILGPIAASIAQMALSRNREYLADASSVELTRNPQGLISALEKISDSAPMKEADPSSAALYISDPFKHKRSMAHLFDTHPPIEDRVARLEKM